The nucleotide window AACAGTGCAATCTCCTTGACATTGCGACCACTGGGATTTGAATTTTTCAATGGATACTACCGACCTTTTTTATCTAAGATTTTGAGTTCTTATAAAGCGCCAAATTCTTCTGTAGATTCATTGCCACCAACGAATTGATACTTCCACCAGTGACATACCCGTATATAATTATTGACGGCGATATTTGTTTGGACAAAGCGCCATTAAACTCAACACCCGAAGGAACGGTGGTTTATGAGGTAGTCCGACTAATCGAAGGAAAGCCCTTGTTTTGGGACGAGCACTACCACCGATTGATGGAGTCGTGCAGCATAGCGCACCTTAATTTCAGTCTGTCCTCAACTGCGTTAATCGCCGCACTGAAAAAACTCGTTACTTCGAACGGAGCCTCATTTATTAACTTTAAGTTAGAGGTGTTTTCTGTTGCGAGTCAACTGCACTATCGGATGTTTTTTATTACTAGTAACTATCCCGACAAACTGCTCTATACAACAGGTGTTCCGCTTGGATTTCTGAATGAGGAGAGGATCGATCCAAGCGCAAAAATCATCAATGTTTCTATTAGAAATAAAGCAAATCGACTCATTGAGCAGGAAAACTTCTTTGAAGTTCTTTTGGTTAATGCTAAAGGTGAAATTACCGAGGGAAGTCGTTCAAATGTTTTTTTTATCGCCGGAACAAGGTTGCTTACTCCGCCTCTTCATGAAGTTTTGCCAGGAGTGACTCGTTTTCATGTTATCCAAATTGCCCAACAAATGGGATTTTCCGTGGACGAAGTTGTTATCAAAGCAGCTGATATTTCATCGTTTGACTCGGCATTTATTACAGGAACATCACCCATGCTAATGCCAGTGTCGAGTCTAAATAGCCATACCTTCAATATTCAGCACCCAGTATGTAAAACCTTGCTCGATGGGTATCAACAGAAGGTAATAGAAAATATCAATTCATTTGAATACTAAGAAATGAAAGCAAATCTTACTGTGGCCGCGTTGCAGATTGATCTATTATGGGAGAATGCGATTGGTAATAAAACCAAGATAGGTAACCTACTCGAAGATCTTTCGCCTGACGTAGAATTGGTTGTTCTACCGGAGATGTTTACTTCTGGGTTTTCCCAGAATTCAGAAAGGTTAGCCGAGGAGATGAATGGCAGTACGATGGAATGGCTACACAAGAATGCCGATAGGTATAATCTTGCTATAATGGGAAGTATGATCGTTAAGGAAGAGGGGCAATTTTATAACCGTATGGTTTTTATGGAGCCAGGAGGCATAGTTCAAACCTACGATAAGCGTCACCTTTTTAGGATGGGGGATGAGCATAATTACTTTAGTAGTGGCAAGGAGCGAAAGGTGTTTGATTTCCGCGGATGGCGAATTTTACCTCAGATTTGCTATGATCTACGTTTTCCTGTCTGGAGTAGAAATCAGAATGATTATGATTTAATGGTTTACGTGGCTAGTTGGCCCGAGAGTCGACGTGATGTATGGTCCGTCTTATTGCAGGCCAGAGCCATCGAAAATCAGGCGTTTGTTGTGGGCACTAATCGAATAGGCGAGGATGGAACTGGCCTTACCTACTCCGGCGATTCGGTGATTATTGACCCCAAGGGAATGATAATTACTAGCGCAAAGCGAGGCTTGGAGGAAATTATTTCAGCCGGTTTATCGCTTGATGAACTAAATGCTTTCCGATTGAAATTTCCAGTTTGGATGGATGCCGACGATTTCTCAGTAAGATAATACACTTTAGTCAAAAAATATTTTCTTTCTCGAAGTGATTAAAAATAAGGCTTCCACCGGATATTAGGAATCCTTATTGGTTGCGAATACGCGTTTTTGGGTTGAATTCTCCAATAATTTGATAATTTCGACCCTGTAAACCGCCGTAAAAATGAAGAAAATTAGAAACCCCTTTACCGAGAGTTATGGAAGCGATGCCAACTGCTTTGGTTGCTCGCCCAACAATAAGTGTGGACTTAACCTTGAGTTTTACGAGCAAGACGAGGAGATGATTGCTTTTTGGAAACCCCAAAAGACCTTTGAAGGTTATCTTAACGTTTTGCATGGAGGCATTCAAGCCACTCTCCTTGATGAAATTGCCAGTTGGGTTGTGTACGTGAAGTGTCAAACTTCCGGAGTTACAGCAAATTTAACCGTTGCCTATAAAAAACCCGTATTCATTGACGGTGGCGACATAAAGCTTAAAGCAAGAATTATTGAACGAAATAAGCGCTTAGTAACTATTAAGGCTGAACTTTACAATGGTAATGAGGAACTCTGCTCTGAGGCCGAGATTCGATACTTTCTTTTCCCTCAACAGATTGCCAAGGAAAAGTATTATTATCCTGGTGTAGAAGCTTTTTATATCAATTAGGATTCTCAGCGGATCTCTTTTTGAAATATATCGAATTGCCAAAATGGCGAAATTTTCTAAAAAGAAAGAGTGTCTTCACCTTGAAGACACTCTTTCTTTATTTGGGATCCTCTAGGATAAGAATGTCGTCCTCTGGTTCCTGTTCCACGGCGGTGCTGTCTGGCTTCGTTCTTATTTTAATGAGGTATTGTTTGGCTGCACCATCAAGTGCTGGTATTGGGAGTGTTGCATCGTATTCCTCTTGGGTGATTACGCCCCGGCGCAGCATAAAGTTTTTAACGATTCTGTAATAATCCGAAACCGAAGGCTTGGGGGCAAATGTTGAGTCAAGGAAGTAACCAAAAGTTCGTGGACGCGGTATAACTGCCGACATAAAGATAGCCTCGCTTAGGTTAAGCTTATCCGCATCCTTATTGAAGTAAAACTTGGCCGCTTCGGAAGCACCGTAAACGTTGGGTCCCCATTCGATAATGTTAAGATAGGTTTCGAACATCTTATCTTTTGTGGATAGTCTATTGTTTTCTATCAACCAAACAATGAGCATCTCCTCAACTTTTCGGGCAACATTTTTATTCTGGTTCAGGAATACATTCTTTACCAGCTGCATGCTAATTGTGCTACCTCCTCGAGCAAATCGCTGTTTTTTTATATTTTCAATGATGGCGTTTTTGAAAGCTTCTTCGTTGAAGCCCTTGTGCCAGAAAAAGGATCCGTCCTCGGAGGTAAGTACGGCACTTTTAAGTGCAGCCGAGATTTGATCGAGCGTTCTAAAATTTGGATTCTCAGGGCCAATCATAAAACTCCTCACGGGCACGCCCCTAGCATAAGCCGTATATTCAAATGGCTCGTTCATTCTCGACAGGTTTGCTCTACCATAACTCTGAATCCTGAACTTAGTGCCCTTAAGGTTTGAGGAAAAGACCAAGTCTTCGGGTTTTTCCATCTTTAGATGAAAATCGAGATTGTAGGATAAGCTGCCAGAAGCCTTCATTCCGGAAAGGTTGCTGAATAAACCATTAGGGAGTGAGGCGAACAGGTTTTCGGCTGGAAATTCGCCTGTGTTAATTTTGAAGTCGTATTCCGGTTTGCTGGCGGGTTTATATCTAGCATAGAAGTTTGCGGCAAGTTGGTTCATCTTCATAATGGAGGTGCTGTCCATTTCAAAGAAATCGCTACCAATCAAAAGTTTGCATGAGCCCATCAGACTATCAAATTTCACTACCTCTTGCGCTAACTTGGGGCTTTCAATATCAATATTATAGGTGCTACCCTGCACTGCAAATTGGGTTAAGGTATTTGAAAAATTCTCTCCTTTGAGGTGGAGGTAGAGGGAATCAAAATCGGCTTTTATATTAAACTTATGCTTGAGAAATGGTATCTCTATTTTTCCCAATTCGCTTTTGGTTAATCGGTAGGAAATTTCGCTATTCCATCGACTTGCTTGGCCGCTAAGGTTTATGGTATTGGTTTTGCCAAACTCAGTCACTTCTATTTTCGACCCAAACTGCCCATTTTCGGAGATTAATTCGGGAAGGGAAATGGAAAGTGTATAGTCATTATGCCGGTAGGATACGCATACATCTTTTAGGTATGTGTCGGCCGTTAGTAGATCTAGTGAGAGTTTTAAAAGTTTACCGTATCTGCTTGCTAAGTTCCCTTTTGAGGTTGAATCGGTTATAGTAACTGATTTTTGTTTGAAAAATGCGAAGTAGTTTCCCGAGGTATCGGTTCGAATGAGGTTCAGCTTAACATTGTTGGCCGTAATGGCTTTGATGGATGGTTTTAGTATCCACATTTTTAAATATGACTGATGAACACCAATTTCTTCAGCGGTTAGTAACGTATCACCATTTGGAGGAACTATCGTGAACTTTTCAAGATATACCTCCGATAAGCCTCTGAATTTAAGACTCTCACACTTTAATTCCATCCCAAACCTAGACATTGCACGATCGGCTACCTTATCGAATGCAACCTGTAATACGAGATTTCTAAAGATAAAAAACAGTATTTGAACTATAACCAATCCTGCAACAATTCCGATGGCTGCTTTCGTTAGAATTCGTTTTGTTTTGCTATTCATTGCTGCATAAATTAGTTTTATAGAGATTGTTGGCCCTACTTTGTTTGTATTTCAATCGATCTTCCTTATAGTAATAAAGCTAATTACCTTGCTCCGGCTTGCTGCTTTTAAAGCGCCTAACAATTGTCCAAGGAGAACTTTGTGGATCATGTTGAGAATTTGATCACAAAAGTAGTATTTTCAAACATACTGCGCTCTACTATATGGGCCTATTTGTTTTCAAACGGAGACGATCCTGTTCAAAAGACTTTCACGGAAGTAATATTTCAAGAATGCCATAAGGGTGATTTATTCGGTTATATTTTTCGACTTAAAAACAGAGTGTTCTTTATATCTTCCTCTTTTTAAGGTAATATTCGATCACGATGGCTTATGCACTTTATCCTATTTAATTGGCGTCGTAGGCAGTTGAAACGTTTATTTTGTTCGCTTTTGTTTTCTATATATTGGTTTATGTTGTTGATTTAACGATGGTTTTAGTATATAGGTTGATTACGACAAGACTATCGATAGTCCTAAAGTAAATAGCGTCGCATCTGACTTTTTTGTTTTCCTTTGTCTCGTTGTGTCGTGAAGGTCTCTCGGAGTATTTTTTTTTCCTCCCATCATTCATCCATTTCATAACGATTACTCGACACGAAAGTGTATTCACACATTAAGGAAAAAAAAGGTGAGAAGTACTATTTAATAGTTGTTATTTGAAGTTACCTTCGTTATCATAAAACGTTACTCTATGACCAAATATTTCACGTTAGGATTTGCGCTATGTTTTTCGCTTGCGGCTTGTGATACCATAACAAAGCCACCGGTGGATACGGTTGATCAAAACTTAACACAGGTGTTTTCCTCCAAAGAGGTTGAAACGACGAATAGAGTTATTCGCTTCATGGATAGCACTATTCTTGTTTCTTGCAATTACAAGAACGTGCAAGAGGCTTATTCCGAATTTTTTTCGAATCCCACATTCTCCGAACCTATTTTCAATGAAGTCGCCTTTGAAGGGCTAATCCAGGAGATGAAAAAATCCGGCCTGTTTTCGGAGTTTTGGATTGTTCGCCGCGTTAATGCACCCGATAGCTTAAAGGGAGTTTACTTGGACATAAATATGAATGGGAAATTATTTAAGCTTGTTGAGAGCGTTGGACAGGATGAGGAGTCGATAGGTGAATACTACGGTTATCTGATGCGCGATAGGAACATCTCACCAGCTCTGGTAGCAATGTTTCCATACGATTATGCGGCCGTAAACTATAAGCGTCCTAGTGTACGATTAATTGTTGCTGCTCACTTTATTTTCTTGGCCGAGTCGAAGAAGTATTCCATTAAGAAACCTGTCTCAATTAGACTGGGGGACGATGAGGATTCTGGAAACCATCAGTAAATGAAATTAGGTTGAGATTCAGTTTTGTCTGAATTCTAAAGAACATATTGTTATGCGAAAAAAAAAGAGGTGTCTCCAAAATGGGGACACCTCTTTCTTGTTATGGAGCATTTTACTTCACCTCTTTTAGTGCTTTTTCGGCAGCTTTGAGAGTCGGTGTGCTTGAGAGTTCACTGTTAACGGCTCCTTTCATCCAGAGTTGTGGGATCAGCCTACCTTGGCTATACATTCTGGTAACCTCTTCAGCAAAGTTATTTCCTTCAAGCTGTTGTTCTACCTGAAAGTCGATAAGATGGCCAATTGGGTAGGCGCTCAAGTATAATGGATTGTCTATCATATGGCTGTAAATAGCCAAGATTGGTTCATCTTTGCTGCCAAAGACGTTGGCGTAGTATTTATTCCAAACCTCTTTAGCGATAGAAATTACGGCATCCTTGAGTTCTGGGGCGGTTGCTTCTGGGTGAGCGTAAAGCCATTTCCATACATTCATATCGACCAAGGATACTCCCATGATTTCGTAGCAAGCCCATGCATTATCGAGCGCCATCATGTTCATTTTATCCTTGTCCTTTGCTTTTATTCCAAGTAACTCAAGGTCGCGCTTTTGGAAAATAAAGGCTAATGCTTCGGTAAAGGCTGTATTAGGCACGTCGGACATCATGTAGTTGTCCACAAATTCGGTGGTAATAGTTTGCTCCACATTGTGGCCAAATTCGTGCACCGCAATATTATAACCTTTATAATCCATTCCACTTGCACCAACTCGGGTGCGGAGGAGTGAAACATCGCCGCGCATTTCAGTTCCCCAAGCATGCCCTGCACCTCGTGAACTTTCAACCCGAATGCGGGAGGCAATAAATTCAGCTTTGTCCTTTTTGAATCCCAATTGTTTCAGAAGATTTGGAAGATCCTTTTCTATCGCTGCGGTATTGGGATATTTCTTCTTGGTCATCGCTGTGAGCATCTCCTCGGTCATTATGCCACGCGATTTAAACCCGTTGTACCAAATGTCGTAGGGTTTAAGCGGACGACCTAACCTACTGCTAATAAGTTTAGCCATATCGAGGATCACCGGGGAGGATACAAATTCGATAAAGATTTTTTCAACATCGGCTTGAGGAATCTCCATCTCTTGTTCAAACTTGCGCTGGATGTATGTAGGGTAATCGGGGCTAAAATTATCAATGGCCTGCATGGCCTTGAAATTGTCGAGAAGCACCTGGTAGCGTTGATCATTCTCGGGGATAACTTCGGCAACTTTCCCATCTTTGGTAATTATATTGTCGAAAGGATTCCAAGTGTAATCATTTTTGCTGATTACCTGTGTAGGGATGGTTTGATCGATAATGCGCTTCATTACCTGATAAATCATCTCCTGATTCTTAATTCCGATCTCCTTATTGGCATATTGCGATTTTAGTTCATCGCGCAACCCCCAGTGTGTAATGAGTTTTAACTCTTTTGGAAAGGATGTTTTTCCATCTTTGTCCACTAGGTTCCCCATAAAAATATTGTAGTTGGAGATGTAAGTGTCAGCGGCAGTTAGCTTATCGGAAGCATTTTGCTGGATTTCGGCAGGAACACGCGAGGAAAACATATCACCCAGGCGGGCGTATGCCCACTCATGGCGATTCCATTTTGGGCCCAACTCCGTTTTTTCAGTCAACGAATAGAATGGAAAGTTTAGCATAGCAATAAATGCAATGCGGTTTCCAAACATATCGTCGGTTAAGTGAGCGGAAGGATTAAATGCGCCAAAAAGCTCGTCAATTGGCGTGGCTTCTTGCCCGTTGTCGAGTTGAAGCGGTTTCAGCAGCTCCTTGTTAATCTTAGAATAGTAGCCACCTAGAATCTCAAAGTTGCGCGCAAGCCTACTAAACAATACCTCCTTGGCTTCAGTATTGCCTTGATAGTTATTCACACAGAAGGTGGTGAATTCGGTTTCGGAGCCATCTTTCGATCGCCATAAGGTTGCTACTTGGCTAACGCCCTTTGTGATGACGCTTTTTTGATCCTGGCCATAGTTTACAACCAATGAGTCAATAACTTTTCGAACAACTTTTTGGTCCATACCCTGAGGCGTTTGTTGTGGATCTGTTTTTTTTTGTTCACAGCCGCTTAAAATGAGAATCGCGGGGAGTGCAATTATTAAGAGTCTTTTAATCATTGAAATACGGTTTGTTGGTTCAGGTCGAAAGGTATAAAAAAAAGAGGATCATAGTTTGTTTGTTCCGAAACTTATGCAATAAAGTAGTAGTGTTTCTTTCGATTCAACACCAAGAATAATCCAATAGGGTTATTCTCCTGTAGTAGCGATTATGGGTACACAAGATCATTTGTCGCGATTACACAACGAATCTAATTGATTCCTATGAGTTGCTGGGCAAGGTTAGCCAGTACTTAACGTAACCGTGGTTTAATACACCGCCCGTGCAATTCGGGCAATATTATCGGATTTCCCCATGGTGTAGAAGTGAATGGATGGAACTCCTGCTTGCTTAAGTTCCTTTGCTTGTTGGATTGTCCACTCAATACCTAACTCACGGGCAGACTTATTGTCGTTGCAAATTACAAGCTCTCTGACTAAATCTTCGGGGAGATCTACGTTGAACACTCGCGGAAGTAGGCTCATGTGCTCTTTTACCGAGATGGGTTTTAATCCGGGAATAATTGGCACTGTAATTCCTACTTTCCGGCAACTTTCCACAAAGCTGAAATACTTCTTATTGTCGAAGAAAAGTTGCGTAACAATATACTCGGCACCGGCATCCACTTTGGCTTTCAAATACATCAAATCATTGGCCATGTTGGGCGCTTCTGTGTGTTTCTCGGGATAACCGGCAACGCCTATGCAGAACTTTGTTGGGGTTGCCGACTCAATATTTTCATCGTTATAGTGCCCATTATTCATCCGAACAATTTGCTTGATAAGGTCTACTGCATGTGGATGACCGGCTGGATTGGGTTCAAAACGTCCAGTAATTTTATCGGCATCACCTCTTACGGCCAGTAGGTTGTTGATGCCCAAGAAGTCAAAATCGATTAAGGCATCTTCGGTATCTTCCTTGCTGAAACCGCCGCAAATTACGTGTGGCACCACGTCGATATTGTAGCGATGCTGTATTGCGGCTGCAATGCCTACTGTTCCCGGCCTTCTTCGTAATACTTTAGGAAGAAACGCACCACTTTTCCCCTTATGGTAAACTACCTCTTCTCTATGGTAGGTTACATTTATGTAGGCTGGGGCAAATTCTAAAAGAGGATCAATTGCATTAAAAATGGTTTGCAGGTTTTCACCCTTAAGCGGGGGCAACAGTTCAAAGGAGAATAGGGTCGATTGGGCGTTGCTTATATGTTCAGTAATTGTCATTGCTACAGAATGTATGTGGGTATAAACTTAATCACTTCGTTCTCCTTGAGGTTCATGCGATCGGCATAGTCGGTAAGTTGATCGGGTGCAATCTTGCCTACATTAAAGTATTTGCTTTCGAGGTGCGAGAAGTAATAACCTGCCACCGAAGCCCCCGGGCTCATTGCCAAGTTCTCGGTAAGCGAAATACCTGCATGTTCTTCAACCGAAAGCAAATCGAAAATTTGTTTTTTTCCACGATGATCGGGGCAAGCCGGGTAGCCTGGTGCGGGACGTATTCCTCGGTAGTGGCCTTTAATGATATCGTCCATGCTCAGATTTTGGTTTGGACTATAGCCCCAAATCTCTTTTCTTGTCTTTAGGTGCAGGAGTTCGGCAAACGCTTCGGCCAATCTATCGGCTAGTATTTTCACCATGATGGCATTGTACTCGTCCTTCTTTTCGTGGTAATGACTTGCCAGAAGATCGGCACCATGAACGGTAACCGCGAAAGCACCAAAGTAGTCATTCTTTAAACTATCTGCCGGAGCAATATAATCGGCGAGGCAGAGGTTTGGTTCTCCGGCACTCTTCTTTTCCTGATTTCGAAGTTGGGGGAATAATTGTATCACTCTATCTCGATTATCATCTTCGTAGATTAGAATGCTGTCGCCTTTTGAGTTAGCATCAAATAGTCCTTCAACTCCGTTGGCGGTAAGTGTTTTATTTGCAACGATCTCGTCGAGGAGTTGGTTTGCATCATCGAATAGTTTTTGTGCCTCGATGCCTTTTACTGGATCGGTTAATATTGCTGGGCATCTGCCGGCAATATCCCAAGCAAAGAAGAAGAAGGTCCAATCAATGAATGCTCTAATTTCATCAATCGGGTAGTCCTTGTATGTACCAACCCCAATGCGAGCAGGTTTTGGCGGGTTGTATGTTTTCCAGTCCGTTATAAGGGCATTCTTTCTTGCGTCGGCTAGCGAGATCATCTCGATTTTCTCGGCTTTATAGTTCTTAAGCGCTTTCTCGTAGTCGGCCTTTACTTTTTCCATAAAAGCAGGCTTTGTCTTTGGGTTTAAAAGGCTTCCTGCAACAGAGGTTGCAAGGGAGGCGTCTTTCACCTGGATTACTCCGCCACTATACTCGTTGTCAATCTTTAAGGCCGTATGAAGTTTGGAGGTCGTTGCCCCTCCAATAAGCAGAGGAATGGTCAGTTTTTGACGTTCCATTTCCTTTGCAACCTGAACCATTTCGTCGAGGGATGGGGTAATTAGGCCGCTTAAACCAACAATGTCGGCATTATGCCTTATGGCTTCTTCTATGATTTTCTCTGTTGGCACCATTACTCCTAGGTCGACTACTTCGTAGCCATTGCAGGAGAGGACTACTCCAACAATATTCTTCCCAATGTCGTGCACATCGCCTTTCACTGTGGCAAGAATAATTTTGCCTGCTGTACGTCCCTTCTTTCCTTGGGCCCGTTCGAGTTCAATGTGCGGTTGGAGTATTGCTACTGCCATCTTCATAACGCGGGCACTTTTTATAACCTGAGGGAGAAACATCTTTCCCGAGCCGAAAAGGTCGCCTACCTCACGCATACCATCCATGAGCGGACCTTCAATTACATCCAGAGCACTCACCAGTTTAATGCGTGCCTCCTCAGTGTCTGTTTCAATGAATTCGGTTATTCCCTTTACCAGAGAGTGAGCCAGCCTTTTTTCCACGCTCTCCTTTCGCCATTTGTCGTCTCTAACGGTTCCGTGCTTTTCATCTTGAACGTTTTGGGCAAATACCAATAATCTTTCGGTGACATCTTTCCGTCGGTTAAGCACGAGATCTTCGGTTAACTTTAGCAGATTGGCAGGTATTTCGCTATAAACAACCAACATGGACGGATTTACGATACCCATATCCATTCCGGCAAGACTTGCATGGTAAAGGAATACCGAATGGATTGCTTCCCTAATGGTGTTATTGCCTCTAAAGCTAAAGGAAAGGTTGCTAACCCCGCCGCTAATCTTTACGTAGGGTAGGTTTTCTTTAATCCATCGGCAGGTTTCTAGGAAGTTCACAGCATAGTTGGAATGTTCCGGAATTCCTGTTCCAATAGCAAGAATATTGGGGTCGATAATAATATCCTCTGGAGGAATGCCTGCCTTTTGCGTAAGTAGGTCGTAGCTGCGTCGTGCAACTTGAATACGGTGCTCGGTAGTGGCTGCCTGGCCATGCTCATCGAAGAGCATTACCACCATAGCCGCTCCGTATTTCCTAATGGTTTTTGCGTGGGCGATAAACTGTTCTTCGCCCTCCTTTAAACTTATGGAGTTCACAATAGATTTACCCTGAACGCATTTGAGCCCAGCCTCAATTATGCTAAACTTAGAGCTGTCTATCATAATAGGAACCTTTGAAATATCCGGTTCCGCGGCAATGTA belongs to Williamwhitmania taraxaci and includes:
- the metH gene encoding methionine synthase → MYRNTFIYKILQERILVLDGATGTMLQRHNLKEADFRGEKFTTHPKSLKGNNDLLVLTQPEIVAGVHRAYFDAGADIVETNSFNANRISQADYGLEDWVYKINLEAAKIAKQVALEYTEKDPSKPRFVAGSMGPTNKTASLSPDVNNPAFRGVTFDELVIAYTEQAEGLIDGGADILLVETIFDTLNAKAALFAIESVYEKRNTYLPIMVSGTITDASGRTLSGQTLQAFITSVSHGPILSIGLNCALGAHQLMPYLTELSQNTNFFVSAHPNAGLPNQLGDYEETAQQMADIIEEYMKRGLINIIGGCCGSTPTHIALIAELAKKYPPRKRADVPKQTRLSGLESLELRPHINFLNIGERTNVAGSKKFARLIADGKYEEALSIALEQVEGGAQVIDVCMDDALIDGEKAMTTFLNYIAAEPDISKVPIMIDSSKFSIIEAGLKCVQGKSIVNSISLKEGEEQFIAHAKTIRKYGAAMVVMLFDEHGQAATTEHRIQVARRSYDLLTQKAGIPPEDIIIDPNILAIGTGIPEHSNYAVNFLETCRWIKENLPYVKISGGVSNLSFSFRGNNTIREAIHSVFLYHASLAGMDMGIVNPSMLVVYSEIPANLLKLTEDLVLNRRKDVTERLLVFAQNVQDEKHGTVRDDKWRKESVEKRLAHSLVKGITEFIETDTEEARIKLVSALDVIEGPLMDGMREVGDLFGSGKMFLPQVIKSARVMKMAVAILQPHIELERAQGKKGRTAGKIILATVKGDVHDIGKNIVGVVLSCNGYEVVDLGVMVPTEKIIEEAIRHNADIVGLSGLITPSLDEMVQVAKEMERQKLTIPLLIGGATTSKLHTALKIDNEYSGGVIQVKDASLATSVAGSLLNPKTKPAFMEKVKADYEKALKNYKAEKIEMISLADARKNALITDWKTYNPPKPARIGVGTYKDYPIDEIRAFIDWTFFFFAWDIAGRCPAILTDPVKGIEAQKLFDDANQLLDEIVANKTLTANGVEGLFDANSKGDSILIYEDDNRDRVIQLFPQLRNQEKKSAGEPNLCLADYIAPADSLKNDYFGAFAVTVHGADLLASHYHEKKDEYNAIMVKILADRLAEAFAELLHLKTRKEIWGYSPNQNLSMDDIIKGHYRGIRPAPGYPACPDHRGKKQIFDLLSVEEHAGISLTENLAMSPGASVAGYYFSHLESKYFNVGKIAPDQLTDYADRMNLKENEVIKFIPTYIL
- the metF gene encoding methylenetetrahydrofolate reductase [NAD(P)H], which codes for MTITEHISNAQSTLFSFELLPPLKGENLQTIFNAIDPLLEFAPAYINVTYHREEVVYHKGKSGAFLPKVLRRRPGTVGIAAAIQHRYNIDVVPHVICGGFSKEDTEDALIDFDFLGINNLLAVRGDADKITGRFEPNPAGHPHAVDLIKQIVRMNNGHYNDENIESATPTKFCIGVAGYPEKHTEAPNMANDLMYLKAKVDAGAEYIVTQLFFDNKKYFSFVESCRKVGITVPIIPGLKPISVKEHMSLLPRVFNVDLPEDLVRELVICNDNKSARELGIEWTIQQAKELKQAGVPSIHFYTMGKSDNIARIARAVY
- a CDS encoding PaaI family thioesterase, whose protein sequence is MKKIRNPFTESYGSDANCFGCSPNNKCGLNLEFYEQDEEMIAFWKPQKTFEGYLNVLHGGIQATLLDEIASWVVYVKCQTSGVTANLTVAYKKPVFIDGGDIKLKARIIERNKRLVTIKAELYNGNEELCSEAEIRYFLFPQQIAKEKYYYPGVEAFYIN
- a CDS encoding amidohydrolase, whose product is MKANLTVAALQIDLLWENAIGNKTKIGNLLEDLSPDVELVVLPEMFTSGFSQNSERLAEEMNGSTMEWLHKNADRYNLAIMGSMIVKEEGQFYNRMVFMEPGGIVQTYDKRHLFRMGDEHNYFSSGKERKVFDFRGWRILPQICYDLRFPVWSRNQNDYDLMVYVASWPESRRDVWSVLLQARAIENQAFVVGTNRIGEDGTGLTYSGDSVIIDPKGMIITSAKRGLEEIISAGLSLDELNAFRLKFPVWMDADDFSVR
- a CDS encoding aminotransferase class IV → MTYPYIIIDGDICLDKAPLNSTPEGTVVYEVVRLIEGKPLFWDEHYHRLMESCSIAHLNFSLSSTALIAALKKLVTSNGASFINFKLEVFSVASQLHYRMFFITSNYPDKLLYTTGVPLGFLNEERIDPSAKIINVSIRNKANRLIEQENFFEVLLVNAKGEITEGSRSNVFFIAGTRLLTPPLHEVLPGVTRFHVIQIAQQMGFSVDEVVIKAADISSFDSAFITGTSPMLMPVSSLNSHTFNIQHPVCKTLLDGYQQKVIENINSFEY
- a CDS encoding biosynthetic peptidoglycan transglycosylase; amino-acid sequence: MNSKTKRILTKAAIGIVAGLVIVQILFFIFRNLVLQVAFDKVADRAMSRFGMELKCESLKFRGLSEVYLEKFTIVPPNGDTLLTAEEIGVHQSYLKMWILKPSIKAITANNVKLNLIRTDTSGNYFAFFKQKSVTITDSTSKGNLASRYGKLLKLSLDLLTADTYLKDVCVSYRHNDYTLSISLPELISENGQFGSKIEVTEFGKTNTINLSGQASRWNSEISYRLTKSELGKIEIPFLKHKFNIKADFDSLYLHLKGENFSNTLTQFAVQGSTYNIDIESPKLAQEVVKFDSLMGSCKLLIGSDFFEMDSTSIMKMNQLAANFYARYKPASKPEYDFKINTGEFPAENLFASLPNGLFSNLSGMKASGSLSYNLDFHLKMEKPEDLVFSSNLKGTKFRIQSYGRANLSRMNEPFEYTAYARGVPVRSFMIGPENPNFRTLDQISAALKSAVLTSEDGSFFWHKGFNEEAFKNAIIENIKKQRFARGGSTISMQLVKNVFLNQNKNVARKVEEMLIVWLIENNRLSTKDKMFETYLNIIEWGPNVYGASEAAKFYFNKDADKLNLSEAIFMSAVIPRPRTFGYFLDSTFAPKPSVSDYYRIVKNFMLRRGVITQEEYDATLPIPALDGAAKQYLIKIRTKPDSTAVEQEPEDDILILEDPK